The Rhizobium rhododendri nucleotide sequence GCATGAACCAGGAAATCCGCATTCTCAACGTCGCCGGTATCGTCCGGCCGCAGGATGTCACCGCTGAGAATACCATCTCATACGAGAAGATCGCCGAAGCCCGCATCTCTTACGGCGGTCGCGGTCGCCTGACGGAAATCCAGCAGCCGCCGCGCGGCCAGCAGGCTGTCGACCTTCTGTCGCCATTGTAGCGGCTGTAGACGAGATACAATGAAAGGCGGACCGTCATGGCAGACGACGAAGACGGCAAGAAAAAGAAGAGTACCCTGATCCCGTTGATCGGCGGCGTGCTGGTGCTGACCCTGGTCGGCGCCGGCGGCGGCTGGGCCATCGGCAATATGGTCGCTCCGAAGATACTTACAGCTGAAAAGGCCCAGGCAGCCGAGGCCAAGCCCGAGGCCGGCGGCAAGAAGGGTGAGGACGGCGCGTTGCCAACCGTTGTCCCCGAGGCCAACGGTATCCTCCAGCTGGACCCCATCACGTCCAACCTTGCCTACCCGTCGGAAAACTGGGTTCGGCTCGAGGTCGCGCTGATGTTCAAGGGGCCGACGGACGTCAAGATGGCCGAAGATATCCACCAGGATATCCTCGCCTATATCCGCACGGTTTCCCTCCAGCAGATCGAGGGTCCGCGCGGCTTTCAATATCTTAGGGACGACATTCAGGAACGTGTTGACCTGCGCTCGGAAGGGCGCGTATCGAAGGTGATGTTCAGAACCTTCGTCATCGAATGATTCGATTTCTATGCCTTTTCATCGCCATCATGGCGGTGCCCGAGTTGGCGGCGGCGCAACAGCTTCCGACAGACCTGTTCAACGCGCCTGTCAGCGGCTCGGCGGCGGCCTGGATCATCAGGACATTCGGCCTTCTGACCATCCTGTCGGTGGCTCCGGGCATCCTGGTGATGGTCACCAGCTTCCCGCGCTTCATTATCGCATTTTCGATCCTGCGCTCCGGCATGGGCCTCTCCACCACCCCGTCCAACATGATCCTGCTAAGCCTGGCGCTGTTCATGACTTTCTATGTCATGGCACCGACTTTCGACCAGGCATGGAAGGATGGCGGCGCGCCGCTTCTGGCAAACCAGATTAACGAGACGGAGGCCGTGCAGCGCATTGCCGAACCGTTTAGAACCTTCATGTCCGCCAATACGCGTGAGAAGGACATCAAGCTGTTCGTCGATCTCGCCCAGGAGCGCGGCCAGACGGTCGTCGTCGACAGCAAGATCGACTACCGTGTTCTTATCCCGGCCTTCATGATTTCCGAGATCCGCCGCGGCTTCGAAATCGGCTTCCTCGTCGTACTGCCGTTCCTGGTGATCGATCTCATCGTCTCGACCATCGTCATGGCGATGGGCATGATGATGCTGCCGCCGACATCCATCTCGCTGCCGTTCAAGATCCTGTTCTTCGTGCTGATCGACGGCTGGAACCTGCTGGTCGGCAGCCTCGTCCGATCCTTCCACTGACCTGATTTGATGTAAGTCGTGACGCCAGCGCGCCGGCGCCGGAGTATCCCCCGGCGCGCGCGAACTATTCTGCGGCGATAGCGTGCGGATTTTCGTCCTCGACCATGAACGGCACGGTGCGCGGGGGCAGGGCAGGCACATCGAAGTGCTCTGGCTCCAGCCCCTGTCTGCCGCGCTCGTACATCGTTTCAAAAGCCATCTGCAGGTGATCGCAGAAGCGCTCCGCGTCGAACAGCGGCATGACGTAGCGGTTGCGGATCAGCCGTTCCTTGTATTCCTGCACGCGAGCGCGATCGTTGGCCAGCGCAACGGCCATGTCCTCGTAGCCCTGCATGTCCGGGGCAACCAGTTCGGGTACGCCGATGGCATTCAGCAGGCTCTCGCTGACCCTGGAGGCGAAGTTCGTACCCTTGAGAGTGAGGACGGGCAGGCCGCCCCAGAGCTGTTCGGACGTCGTTGTATGGCCGTTGACCGGGAAGGTGTCGATGCCGAGGTCGGCCAGCGCCTGGCGGTCGATATGCTCGTCATAGCGGATGCGGGTGGTGAATACGATGCGCTTGCGATGAATGCCGCGTGCCTCGAAGCGGGCGGCAAGATTGGCTTCCGCGCGCGGTCCGTTGCAGACGACCCAGAGCACGGTGTTCTTGGTCCGCCTGAGGATATTGCACCAGACGTCGACCATCTGGGAGGTAATCTTGCGGTTGCCGTTGAATGACGCAAACACGAAGGCGTCTTCCGGCAGGCCGTGCTTGGCACGGCTGGTCGGGCGCGGCTTCGGGCGATGGGTCGGATCGTTCGGCTGGTAGCATTCCGGCAACCTGCAGAACTTTTCGTGGAAATGCGCCTTGGAGTGATCGGGAAGCACATAGTGGTCGCCGATGATGTAGTCGAGGTCGATGTTGACGGTCGTGCCGGGAAAGCCAAGCCAGGCTACCTGGATCGGCGCCGGCATGTGGTTGAGGATCTTTGCCCTGGTATCCTTGGTGTGGCCCTTGAGATCGACGAGAATGTCGATGTTATGCGACCGGATGAGATCCGCTGCTGCCTTGTCGCTCATGTCGCGGACATCGACGACACGGCCCCATTTGGAAAAGTCGAAAGGTTGGGCCTGCTGGCTGTCCAGCGGAGAATGATCGAAGAGGACGATCTCGAAGCGATCCCTGTCCTGCAACTCGAGAACACGCTGCATCAGCTTCATCGTCGCATGGCCAGGCCAGAAGTCCGATGACAGATAGCCGAGGCGGATCTTCTCGCCCCATGTGTGTGGCATCTTGCGGCGCTTGTCGCTGTGTCCCTCGGCAATCGGCGACGAATCGTGCACCGCAAGCTTGTTCAGCGCCTCGTCGCCACACCAGTGCAGGTGGAAGAAGGGGTTGTCGTAGCGGACGTAGTCGAGCTTGCCCGCAGCCGTTGCCGCATAAACGGGTGCTGCCTGGATATCGATGGTGGCAAGATCCGAGAACTCGCGGCTGAAGATCAGGCTGAGCGTCCGGAAGGTGATGTTGTCGGGATATCGCTTGAAAAGCGTTGTCGCGATATGGCGGTTGCCATCGTCGTAGAGATCGTCGCTGAGAAGCTTGGCCGCCAGCGTCAGATGGCGCAGGTGCAACCCGTCTGCCAGGATTTTCTTGAGGCCGCCCAGCAGTGCCTTCTGCTGTCGCGCGAGCAGGATGGTGGCCAGCACATAGGCCACGTCGGGGTCCTTGAGCGCCAAAGGGAAGATCAGCGAGCCGATGGCCAGTGCTGCGTCTTCATTGCCGCTCTCGAAGTGCAGCAGCAGGGCGTCGCGCAGATATTCCTCCCGCACGGGCTTCTGGCGACCCGCGAGTTCGAACGAACTGGCCGCCTCGGATTTGAAGCCGAGTTTCTGCAGTGTCTTCCCAAGCAGGGCGTAGGTCTTCGGCGAGGTATCGACGTCGATCAGCGCGTTGAGCGCCTCGAGGGCCCGCGTGTAGTGGCCTTTTCGGTAGTGATCGGAGGCGATCGAAAAAGCAGCTTTGTAATTCAAGAGCCAAACTCCACGCGGATCGTGATGACAGTCAGGGACGGACGACGCCCGTCTCCAGAGATTCGAGTGCCATAATGGCGCCCGGACCTTGCGTCAGGCCGGAGCGTAAATTAGCGGATTCAGCAGTCGTTAATGATGACTCCAAGGACTCCGGCGGTTCCAAAAGGATTTAAGTAGTTGGAAATAAATAGATGTGATTTTGATCACACATGACGGGTTTGGTGTCCATTGCGATGGCACCGAGGCATGAAGCCGCTCCGTGATCGCCGGTAAAGAAGTCCGGTAATGTCCCTCCATTTGTATCCAGTCCAGGGGACAAGCCTAATGACGAGTATTCAGACCAACAACTCCGCAATGGCAGCACTGCAGACACTGCGGAATGTCAACACCAACCTGAACAGCACGCAGACCGCTGTTTCTACCGGCCTGCGCATTTCCAAGGCCTCCGACAACGCCACATACTGGTCGGTTGCCACGACGATGAAGTCTGACGTCGGCGCCCTCAGTGCCGTCTCCGATACGCTCGGTCTCGGTGCTGCAAAGGTCGACACAGCCTACACCGCAATGGACAGCGCCATCGACATCGTCGGCCAGATCAAGGACAAGCTCGTCACTGCCAAGGAAGGCAGCGTCGACAAGACCAAGGTTCAGGCTGAACTTACACAGCTCCAGGCGCAGCTGAAAAGCGTTGCCCAGTCGGCTTCGTTCAACGGCGAAAACTGGGTCGTTGCCGCTTCCGGTGGCGATGCTTCGGTCGTCTCTTCCTTCGTTCGCAATTCCTCGGGCGGCGTGTCGGTATCTTCCGCAAGCTACACCTTCAACGCAGGTGCAAAGGGCAACGTTCTGTTCGGTTCGAGCGGTGGCAGCATCGATCTGACGTCGGGCATTCTCGGCACCAAGGACACCAGCGCCGGCAACTTCTCGGTCGCCAGCCTTGATATCTCCGGCATGACCGGCGGCCAGATCGACAGCGCCATGAACATGGTGGAAACAGCTCTGTCGTCGATGACAAGCGCTGCTGCACAGCTGGGTTCGCTGTCCAGCCGTATCGACCTGCAGACGACGTTTGCATCGTCGCTGAGCGACGCCATCACCTCGGGTGTTGGCAAGCTGGTCGACGCCAACATGGAAGAAGAATCGAGCAAGCTGTCTGCCCTGCAGACACAGCAGCAGCTGGCCATCCAGTCGCTCTCGATCGCTAACTCCTCGTCGCAGAGCATCCTGTCGCTCTTCCGTTAAGGCTAAAAATACCGATCGTTCGCGATCGGTAAACCTTCCTAAACAAAGAATTAACCGCGCCTCTCTAAGGCGCGGTTTTTTTTAATCTATTTCTTCTTTGACGTTCTTCTTTCCTTAACTGTATTGGTGTCATCTAGGCCTATGAAACGGTGAGTTAACCCTAACATTAAAGGTTAACAGGCATGATGCTGGATGCCGTTTCCGGCCCTGACCCGGAATGTCCCTTCTATTAACCAGTGCCAAAGGGGCAATGAATCCTATGACGAGCATCAACACCAACAATGCAGCAATGTCCGCTCTGCAGACACTGCGCAATGTCAATGCCAATTTGACGAACACGCAGACCGCCGTTTCGACAGGCCTGCGCATTTCCAAGGCTGCCGACAACGCTACCTATTGGTCGGTCGCTACCACGATGAAGTCCGACGTCGGCGCCCTCGGTGCCGTATCCGACGCCCTCGGCCTCGGTGCTGCCAAGGTCGACACAGCCTACACTGCCATGGACAGCTCGATCTCCATCGTCAGCCAGATCAAGGACAAGCTCGTCACTGCCAAGGAAGGCAGCGTCGACAAGTCCAAGGTCCAGGGCGAACTCACCCAGCTGCAGGC carries:
- a CDS encoding glycosyl transferase is translated as MNYKAAFSIASDHYRKGHYTRALEALNALIDVDTSPKTYALLGKTLQKLGFKSEAASSFELAGRQKPVREEYLRDALLLHFESGNEDAALAIGSLIFPLALKDPDVAYVLATILLARQQKALLGGLKKILADGLHLRHLTLAAKLLSDDLYDDGNRHIATTLFKRYPDNITFRTLSLIFSREFSDLATIDIQAAPVYAATAAGKLDYVRYDNPFFHLHWCGDEALNKLAVHDSSPIAEGHSDKRRKMPHTWGEKIRLGYLSSDFWPGHATMKLMQRVLELQDRDRFEIVLFDHSPLDSQQAQPFDFSKWGRVVDVRDMSDKAAADLIRSHNIDILVDLKGHTKDTRAKILNHMPAPIQVAWLGFPGTTVNIDLDYIIGDHYVLPDHSKAHFHEKFCRLPECYQPNDPTHRPKPRPTSRAKHGLPEDAFVFASFNGNRKITSQMVDVWCNILRRTKNTVLWVVCNGPRAEANLAARFEARGIHRKRIVFTTRIRYDEHIDRQALADLGIDTFPVNGHTTTSEQLWGGLPVLTLKGTNFASRVSESLLNAIGVPELVAPDMQGYEDMAVALANDRARVQEYKERLIRNRYVMPLFDAERFCDHLQMAFETMYERGRQGLEPEHFDVPALPPRTVPFMVEDENPHAIAAE
- the fliP gene encoding flagellar type III secretion system pore protein FliP (The bacterial flagellar biogenesis protein FliP forms a type III secretion system (T3SS)-type pore required for flagellar assembly.), whose product is MIRFLCLFIAIMAVPELAAAQQLPTDLFNAPVSGSAAAWIIRTFGLLTILSVAPGILVMVTSFPRFIIAFSILRSGMGLSTTPSNMILLSLALFMTFYVMAPTFDQAWKDGGAPLLANQINETEAVQRIAEPFRTFMSANTREKDIKLFVDLAQERGQTVVVDSKIDYRVLIPAFMISEIRRGFEIGFLVVLPFLVIDLIVSTIVMAMGMMMLPPTSISLPFKILFFVLIDGWNLLVGSLVRSFH
- a CDS encoding flagellin, with protein sequence MTSIQTNNSAMAALQTLRNVNTNLNSTQTAVSTGLRISKASDNATYWSVATTMKSDVGALSAVSDTLGLGAAKVDTAYTAMDSAIDIVGQIKDKLVTAKEGSVDKTKVQAELTQLQAQLKSVAQSASFNGENWVVAASGGDASVVSSFVRNSSGGVSVSSASYTFNAGAKGNVLFGSSGGSIDLTSGILGTKDTSAGNFSVASLDISGMTGGQIDSAMNMVETALSSMTSAAAQLGSLSSRIDLQTTFASSLSDAITSGVGKLVDANMEEESSKLSALQTQQQLAIQSLSIANSSSQSILSLFR
- a CDS encoding flagellar basal body-associated FliL family protein, which gives rise to MADDEDGKKKKSTLIPLIGGVLVLTLVGAGGGWAIGNMVAPKILTAEKAQAAEAKPEAGGKKGEDGALPTVVPEANGILQLDPITSNLAYPSENWVRLEVALMFKGPTDVKMAEDIHQDILAYIRTVSLQQIEGPRGFQYLRDDIQERVDLRSEGRVSKVMFRTFVIE